The sequence CAGATCTGATTCCTCACTTTCCAAGGTATATCACTGCCTGAAGTCTTTCAATCCTGTATTTCAGCAGTGCATAGAGTCACATTGGTGTGGTAGCCTAGTAGCATTATTTCAAAAGAACTAAACTCAAGGCTACCAAATTAGACACTGTGACAGTAAGGACTTTTACATATTAAAGAAGGATGTAAAGGCGACAAGAAGTGGTTAGAATTTGacgctctcaccgccaaggcctGTGTTCGATTCCCAGTGTGGGACCAATGCAAGAAAgtagtagaaacagaaagaaacgacATCGGGAcacccgggattcgaacccgcgccgaaaccaggccgccagatcacaaccTCAGCTGCGCTAACCACTACGCTACAAAGGGCTGACCAGCCCATTACATTGGCGTGGTTGTTTGGCGCTACTTAatccccccactgttacacttacaCTGTGACAATATGTCGAAGGTGagggcccctgacttgtaaacattcCACCACTTTTCAGGCACAAATACATtctggacattgttacacaaataaaaacaatgatCAGGACAAAACTGTTTGCGTCTCATGGGCCTTTTACCTTGGACATATTACCTACAATTCCTGTTGTTGCACATGCTAATTGAATGTGCAAAAGGGCTTGCTTGAGGGGAGCAAAATTTTTATctctacatttttttctttccaaaatCTGGTAAAAATCAATGCATACGGATGTCATCCGTAAGATCTACTTGGTGTGTACGAAAAGCTGGAAATTTGGGAAAGGGGAGCAGAGGCCAAAATCATTCATGGATTATATATTCTTTATTTGGCCTTATTCAATTTAAAAAAGACTGAATCAATGTATTattacacaacaaaacacacttggGATTCAAAACGATAGGAATATTAACCTTTAATAGATTCAACCACATGGCCAGGGAACCTTCCGCCAAAAATTATAACACAGTGCAGTGACCATAACAGCTACTGTAGTTGAGACCAAAATATTCGTTCTGGTGAATACACATCAATGTAAAGACAACAAATGAAAATGTCCTCGAATGGATCAACAAATTCCATATCAAGATATGTTGTCAAAGTGATAATGTCTGTTTACATCAGATCTAAAAACTGATCAGTCAAAGACAAAAACAGCTGCAAACACAGAGTTGAAATGGACACACAACAGACATGCGATTGTGAAGGGGGGAGGGCAGAAGCTTACCGACTTCCCCGGCAATGCTTTTCTGTGCTCCAAACAGCCGCCCTTCGTAGACAGCCCCATCCTCGAGATGCAGAACGGCAGATTGCTGCGACATCTTGTGTAAATACTGGCAGGTTTTTTCAACCAGAGGCAAGTTCACCGATCGTCGTCGAAGCTCTCCTCGATTTCCCGCGAAAATTTGGATAGCCCGCGCGCGcgctgttttcaaaaacaatgcCCGGGCTCAGGAGAACAAATCGCCACCGAAATCTCACCAATTGGCCCCAGATATCTTCCAATGGTAGATTAGTGAGCCTTGCATACACTTGTAGCGCTGGATGATGTTAAAGtcagaaaataaagcaaaagtTGAAGAGATTAGCAGAGTTTAGGAGAAGACGAATCAACCAGGCTGTCCGCCATTGAATGTCAGATGCATGTGCGGCGCCACAGAATTTATAGGGTAGGGCTCACTTACGTCATCGAACTCTCAGACCAATCAGCACACAGATATTTGGCAGAAACCATTATAATTATagggaaatatattgttatgaaAAATAAGTAAGTTGACTAGTTGTAATCATGAGCTATAAATGGGAATAAAATCATTTGAATATTAAGAAATCTATGACTTTTTAATCAATttaacagatttttctctcctcCATATTGTTATTAATAaatatactttgatattttaCCCCTGAAAATCATTCAGTGTACTTCCGGTTTACGGTGTCGTATCTGGAAATCGAACACGTTTTCCTTTTTCCCTTTCCGTGACTCAGAGAAGTCGGACATATGCTAAATGTGATCAATTAGTGACGATGATTTCGGggaaaactgaaatattttataAGCCGTCATTGGGGAACATTTCAAGGAAACGTTGTAGCAAATAGTGTGACTTAAAAAACCTCCCCGATTCGGAGTTAAAAGCATTTTGAAGTGGATTTGTgcaactgcccccctcccattcaTACACGTGTGGACAAGTATCTCGTAcgattcaacgaatttcaagaaaaaatggGACGTGTGCGACATAGAAACGCCAACCGAGGTGGCATGAAGAACAACAAGAAGATGAAGACCAAACGTCGGAGTAAGGACGTCGATCAGGTCCACGATGACTTGAAACCAGAAAAGGCTTCTGCATTGATGAATCAAGATGTCGACCTCGATATGCCTGGATCAGCCCAGCATTACTGCCTTCACTGTGCTCGGTATTTCATTGACTCCCATGCTCTTAAGGAGCACTTCAAGTCGAAGGGACACAAGAGGAGACTCAAAGAACTGAAGACGGAGCCGTACACACAGAAGGAAGCAGAGGCAGCGGCAGGAATGGGGAGCTACCGCCCGCCTAAAACTGTGGAACATGTTCCTTTTGTCACAGAAACGATGGACGAGAAAGAAGATTGAGGAGACTTTAGTGGCATGAACATGGCTTTCTGTGACTAGCATATCGGCTATCTCCATGCACCAGTTGAAATTTTCATGATGATCAAGAAGTTACAATGTACTTGTCTTTCTGGCATCGGCCTTTCGATAAATTCCTGAGATAGCAAGGGAGGGAGAGCCTCTCTCACCATGCTTTGTAATACTAATACTCAACGACGTTGGTGGACTATATATTGTTCATCCATATATGAGTTATCAAGTAGAAAGTTGGCCAGACAAGGCCACAGATACCAGCAATTTCTTGTCTGGAAAATACCTCTATTGTTGATGTGATTTTGTCTTCCGTTGTCATCAATGATTCAATGCATTCATTgtgttacgtattacatgacATGCCAAATGATTTAGATGTATGATGGGTTGATATGAAAATCATTTCATAACCTCAGAATTATTTTATTAATGAATATGTTCTCAGTTATTAAATACCAATAGACATGTGTTCCTGTTTGTATTTGAGATTGGTAACTTGCTTACCAAAAATGACTTGTGTTGCaccttgtagttgtacattGCAAGCGATGTAACAGATCATCTGTCACTGTTTTGAACAGTGATCTGCAGTATCAAAACTTGGCAGAAATTGACATTTGTTCTAAGAATACCTGATAAATTCCTCTCCAGAGAGGTTTTTGGTCATCTCTACTTTATCAATGTGAAAATAAAGCTAAGTAAATGTaaattatacaatgtaaatttGTGTAACAGCTtctgactacatgtacactcaTGCATATCCTTTCCTAGAATGCTATCTGAAAAAGAGCATGCATAAGTCAAAGCTAGTAAAGACAAACAGCACAAACAGCAATCAGtacaatttcattttatttacatACTACATACTATATGTATCTTTATCAAGTCGTCAAGACATTGCTCTATTTGATTGAAATGCTATCTTGGAAAACCCAATGTAAAACAGACCTCTGTAGGTACTAGGTAGCAAACAAGTAAATCATAATTACTATACTAGTGACTAATAACGACATCACATTACTCAAACTGGAGAGCAACAATCACAGATCCTTgtttatacagtacatgtaatgtcCAATTCAGGAAGATGGCTGATGACAAAAATGCCAACCAGTGTGTGGGTAAGTGGGATATACTAATGATAATTCAGTCTGAACTTTTCCTGGGCCTAGTAGACAAAGGGATACTCATCACATTTATATTTCATGATTAAAATAAGCCTCTTAAGTTTCAGGGATTTATTTGAAAACATGGTACATTTGTAGGAAGACATGCTGACTAATTCTTGTGCCTTACCATTCTACATACAGTATAAATATATAAGCAAACGCAAAGAGAAACCGCAACAGGGGAACCCCTCTGCCTTCATATGTCCAAACTGTGGCCGCGACTGCCATGCCAGGATCGGTCTACAGAGCCACAGTAGACGCTGTCAACCACCGTGACCTgatacagagcgctaccatcatctggaaagatggaaggatgcctactactttcataaatatgcaaatttaacAAATTATTAAATTGATATAACATGACCTTTAAAATGGACATATAAACTTTGATGACCTTCCACCAAGATAAAGACCACGGATATTAGGATTGCACCATATTTTCACATACATCCAGACTCGTAAACAGTGATTCCATGTACATTGTTTTACCATCTAATCAACAGNNNNNNNNNNNNNNNNNNNNNNNNNNNNNNNNNNNNNNNNNNNNNNNNNNNNNNNNNNNNNNNNNNNNNNNNNNNNNNNNNNNNNNNNNNNNNNNNNNNNNNNNNNNNNNNNNNNNNNNNNNNNNNNNNNNNNNNNNNNNNNNNNNNNNNNNNNNNNNNNNNNNNNNNNNNNNNNNNNNNNNNNNNNNNNNNNNNNNNNNNNNNNNNNNNNNNNNNNNNNNNNNNNNNNNNNNNNNNNNNNNNNNNNNNNNNNNNNNNNNNNNNNNNNNNNNNNNNNNNNNNNNNNNNNNNNNNNNNNNNNNNNNNNNNNNNNNNNNNNNNNNNNNNNNNNNNNNNNNNNNNNNNNNNNNNNNNNNNNNNNNNNNNNNNNNNNNNNNNNNNNNNNNNNNNNNNNNNNNNNNNNNNNNNNNNNNNNNNNNNNNNNNNNNNNNNNNNNNNNNNNNNNNNNNNNNNNNNNNNNNNNNNNNNNNNNNNNNNNNNNNNNNNNNNNNNNNNNNNNNNNNNNNNNNNNNNNNNNNNNNNNNNNNNNNNNNNNNNNNNNNNNNNNNNNNNNNNNNNNNNNNNNNNNNNNNNNNNNNNNNNNNNNNNNNNNNNNNNNNNNNNNNNNNNNNNNNNNNNNNNNNNNNNNNNNNNNNNNNNNNNNNNNNNNNNNNNNNNNNNNNNNNNNNNNNNNNNNNNNNNNNNNNNNNNNNNNNNNNNNNNNNNNNNNNNNNNNNNNNNNNNNNNNNNNNNNNNNNNNNNNNNNNNNNNNNNNNNNNNNNNNNNNNNNNNNNNNNNNNNNNNNNNNNNNNNNNNNNNNNNNNNNNNNNNNNNNNNNNNNNNNNNNNNNNNNNNNNNNNNNNNNNNNNNNNNNNNNNNNNNNNNNNNNNNNNNNNNNNNNNNNNNNNNNNNNNNNNNNNNNNNNNNNNNNNNNNNNNNNNNNNNNNNNNNNNNNNNNNNNNNNNNNNNNNNNNNNNNNNNNNNNNNNNNNNNNNNNNNNNNNNNNNNNNNNNNNNNNNNNNNNNNNNNNNNNNNNNNNNNNNNNNNNNNNNNNNNNNNNNNNNNNNNNNNNNNNNNNNNNNNNNNNNNNNNNNNNNNNNNNNNNNNNACACTGCGGGATGAACCGCAGGGCTGTCAGGAGTTGGTGCTTGGACAACAAGACCTGGAAGATTTTTGAGGGATAGAGAGAAAAATAAAGTCAATAGGAATATTATTACTGCATTGCTTATTCAGGCCAGGTGTTTGATTCTTCCCTCACCACTACCCATCATGGTTAAACAGCTCTGGCATTGCCCTCCCAAGAGTCAAGTTTGTATTCCTGTTTCTCTTCCAAATAAGTGCATGTTATTCCACAATCTACAGATAACAGTACAACTAAATATGACCTCCTCACATTCAATCTCACCCCAGACTCTTGTATTGACATTGTAGCTGGAAAAGTccgaaagaaaaagaaacactgTAGGATGTTTCAATAACAAAAACCTTCAGGATTTTCGCCCTTACTTTTAAAATGCGTGTAGCAAACTACAAAGAAAGAAGACTGGTACAAAATACTCAAACCATACCAACCTCAATGATCTCCTCATTGGCTGTGGAGAGCCGTTTGAGCATGTCCAGAGCCAGCTGGTGAGCAGGAGGATACACACTCTCCAGTGACAACATCAGGCAGGCAATGGGCTTGGAGTCACTCAGCACGTGGTACTGTTGGAACAAGAAACAGTCTTTCTGtttaatgaaataatttcctgTAATATGGCCTGAaaaaaatgggggggggggtggctgtCTTTTACTATGTCCAAGTTTGTGGTCAAGGGAAAGTCAAAGGAGTTACTAcatcatgtactagtatatcatcaATAGTTGTTTTAGATGTACCATTTCAAACTACATGCACAATGTGATTTCAGCTTTCAACAAAATCCCTGCAGATTATTGGTAGCAGTAGATTGTACTAAAAACATTCAAGACATTCAAAGTTATTTGATCACCTGTAGGAACTGATGCAGCTGGTAGAAGCAGTTGTTCTGCACCAAAGTGTTGATGACCAGCTCGTACAGGTAATGTTGGACTGGAATCTGGAACTGGCTCAGGGAACGGATATACTCAACCAGCACTGCAACCATGAACTTGTATTTGATCTCCTACAGGAAAATACAAGTTGGATTCAATAAGTCCATAATGTTTAATGAACATTCAAATGTTTTACCACTCCTTTAGACTTTAACATGTATTTACCTTTTCTTTCATCTATGTTTAAGATGCATACTTACTTACAAGTTACATAAATTTACCTCTGTTTGTCATAATGTATCTGTACTGATAGGATATCTATATTCACTAATTAAAAACTACTACTACTCaactagtactacatgtaactcTACTACTCATACTCAACTCCAGAAAGATATGGAAGACTTCAGCAACAACTTCCTAAGACAGGCCCCAGTGAGATCAGCCTCAGAGAATTGGAAAGACTTTAAAACGTCTTTACTGGATGCTGCCAATAAACACATCCCACgaaagaaagcaagaaaacaacacagccAGCCATGGATAACCCCCCAGATCAGAAGGGCCATGCGCAAACGAGACAAATTGTACACTAAAGCCAGGAAAACGAACACAGAAGAAGCGTGGTCCAAGTTTAAAGCCTGTAGAAAAGGTGTAAAACAAAGAGTAAGGAAAGCCCACAGTGTGTATAAAGCAGATTTCCTGGAGGAAAATATCCAGGAGAACCCCAAGGCCTTCTGGAATTACATTAAGTCTCTAAAGCAGGACTCTACCAACATAACGTCTATCAGGCACCAGGGTATACTAACCTCCGACCCTAAGGAGAAGGCTGAAGCGTTAGGAGACCAGTTCAGCTCGGTCTTCACAAAGGAGAACCTGGACACCAGACCAACACTTGGGAATCCTGTGACTCCCCCCATATCACAACTTCACATCTCAGTGGAAGGGGTAGCTAAACAACTTTCAGAGCTTAATCCCAACAAAGCTACAGGCCCTGATGGTCTTCATCCTAGACTCCTGAAGTCAGTGTCCACACAGATTGCACCGGTACTGCAGACCATTTTTGCACAGTCCCTTGCTACAGGCGATGTACCAGAAGACTGGAGGTCCGCCAACATCTCACCCATCTTCAAGAAGGGAGACAGGTCTTTACCATCAAACTATAGACCTGTCTCACTCACATCAGTCTGTAGCAAAGTTTTGGAGCATATTATTCATAGTCATATGATGAAACACCTtgataaatacaatatattGTCCCCTGCCCAACATGGCTTTAGGAAAGGCCTCTCTTGTGAAAGCCAGCTATTGGTCACGACTCACGACCTGACTAGTGCCCTTGACCAAGGAAAACAGGTTGACGCCATAGTGCTCGATTTCAGCAAGGCTTTTGATATGGTTCCCCACATTCGCCTTCTGAGTAAGCTCCAGCACTACGGCATCTCTGGTAATCTTTTGTCTTGGCTTCAAGCCTTCCTTACACAAAGGACCCAGGCAGTTGTCCTTGATGGGGAGTCCTCGAAACCCACAAAGGTTTTGTCGGGAGTGCCCCAAGGAACTGTTCTGGGACCCCTCTTGTTCCTACTTTACATAAATGATTTACCTGATATTGTTGGGTCCAACGTGCGTTTGTTTGCAGACGATTGCCTGCTTTACCGTATTATTGAACACCCAAGTGACGTACAAGGCTTACAAGCTGACCTTGACGCACTGACCCATTGGCAAAACCAATGGCAGATGTCCTTTAATCCATCTAAGTGCCACACACTTCATATAACCCACAAACGTAAACCAATTATTTCTCAATATGTTCTTTGTTcagaaaaccttacaagtgtcaaAACTCACCCATATCTTGGTGTCCAACTATCTCATGACATGAAGTGGGACACACATATAAAGTACGCAACTGGTAAAGCGAATCGAATACTGGCGGTCATTCGCCGCAATTTACAGCACTGCCCACCAcgggtcaaatcaacatgctatAAGGCGTTGGTGCGCCCGCACTTGGAGTACAGCGCAGCAGTGTGGGACCCCTATACTATCAGTGGGGCCCAGGCACTAGAAAGAGTGCAGCGTAGAGCGGCAAGAGTGACCGTCAACGATTATCGCAGAACCAGTAGTGTAACTGATATGCTCACAAGCCTACAATGGCCACTCCTCgctgacagaaggagagacgCACGTCTAATCACTTTCTACAAAATTGTGAATGGCATCATAAACATATCCCCAACCCAGTATCTTAAACCTGCCCAACGCAGAACCAGAGGAAGTCACATGTTTAAGTATCAGTTAACCACAGCTAAAAGAGactgttttaagttttcttttttccctcgGACGGTTGCCGAGTGGAACAGACTGCCGGGGCACACTGCCCAGGCCCCGTCAGTCGAGGCCTTTAAGGCCGGTTTGGCTGCCTTGCCCTAGTCCGCAAGCCACCCCCCCCCTCAGCGACGCCCCAGCAGGGGTTTTTAGAGGGTACACAAGACGAAGACGAAGACTTGactaactgctatttggcatactACAATGCAATGTCTTGCCTAGATTGTGATATCTAAAACACACATTTGTAAGCTTAAAAGGACTATAAGGTATAAGATTTCTATTACCTTGTTATCCACAAAGATAGACAgcacatgtgtgtacatgtctgaCTGGTCGATCACAGCCTGGGACCTCTGTGGGCGTTTGGGTGTCCCTGTTCCCCTGGCCTGGGCAATCTCCACAGCCTGGGCATAGGCTGTCTCCTCCTCCAAGTATGATCTGTACACCTTCAGGAGACACAACAGTTTTATATGAATGCTTGTAACTCTTTGTTTCATACAGCTACAAGGCATTTATTCGATGGCAAATTGTCTCTATCTGTGCTGGAAAAATACAATAGTACATGCAATAGCATTGCAAAAAGAGACTATTGATGGCTTTGTACATAGGTCTTTGGAACCACCCAAATCACGAGATGAAAAATTACAGAAGAAAGGTTCAAATATTTACAGTGCTACACAACAATCCAGCATTATGCTGATGACATTTTCTGGCTTAgaaatttatatacatatatgtaaccTTTATGTAACAAGCTGGAGTTTTATGCCACAATATAGTCTATACTTTTAGCCCTACCCTGTTGAGCTTGTCAAATATACTGGCAATTGTTGGCAGGTTACACTGTCTGCCGGGAGTCAGCATCTGCTTACAGACTGACAGGATCACCATCTTACAATCCCTGTGGAGGACAGACAaatctcatttcattttctcagTAGAATGGACTTTATACTTTAAACAGTGACATATATGCTTATCTTCTACTTGTAACACTACAGAAGGGCAATTAGGATAG comes from Branchiostoma floridae strain S238N-H82 chromosome 2, Bfl_VNyyK, whole genome shotgun sequence and encodes:
- the LOC118409983 gene encoding zinc finger protein 593-like, giving the protein MGRVRHRNANRGGMKNNKKMKTKRRSKDVDQVHDDLKPEKASALMNQDVDLDMPGSAQHYCLHCARYFIDSHALKEHFKSKGHKRRLKELKTEPYTQKEAEAAAGMGSYRPPKTVEHVPFVTETMDEKED